In Pongo pygmaeus isolate AG05252 chromosome 13, NHGRI_mPonPyg2-v2.0_pri, whole genome shotgun sequence, one genomic interval encodes:
- the LOC129044467 gene encoding next to BRCA1 gene 1 protein-like, with amino-acid sequence MDYDGGNTDRSSGGQKSKPWVSVGCAPSKGSEGEPSPASSCFWWLQVFLGLQLLHSSMLTPGGENQPQEHSISDILTTLQTLATVPLIPEVVELPPPLPRSPPCVHHHGSLGVDLPVTIPEVSSVPDQIRGEPRGSSGLANSRQKSYDHSRHHHGSSIAGGLVKGALSVAASAYKALFAGPPVTAQPIVCEDQTAALMAHLFEMGFCDRQLKLRLLKKHNYNILQVVTELLQLNNNDWYSQRY; translated from the exons atggactatgACGGGGGAAACACAGATAGAAG ttctggaggccagaaatccaaaCCCTGGGTTTCAGTAGGGTGTGCTCCCTCCAAAGGCTCTGAAGGAGAACCTTCCCCTGCCTCTTCctgcttctggtggctccaggtgttccttggcttgcagctgcttCACTCCAGTATGCTG ACTCCTGGAGGGGAGAACCAGCCACAGGAGCACAGCATAAGTGACATCCTCACGACCTTACAGACTCTGGCAACAGTGCCCCTAATCCCAGAGGTCGTGGAGCTTCCACCGCCACTGCCCAGGAGCCCTCCTTGTGTACATCATCATGGTTCCCTAGGAGTGGATTTACCAGTTACCATACCAGAAGTTTCTTCAGTCCCTGATCAGATTAGAGGAGAGCCCAGAGGCTCATCAGGACTTGCAAACAGCAGACAGAAGAGCTATGATCACTCAAGGCACCATCATGGGAGCAGCATTGCTGGAGGACTGGTGAAGGGGGCTTTGTCTGTTGCTGCCTCTGCATACAAGGCCCTGTTTGCTGGGCCACCAGTCACTGCACAGCCAATAGTTTGTGAAGATCAGACAGCAGCCCTGATGGCCCACCTCTTTGAAATGGGATTCTGTGACAGGCAGCTGAAACTACGGCTGCTGAAGAAACACAATTACAATATCCTGCAGGTTGTGACAGAACTTCTTCAGTTAAACAACAATGACTGGTACAGCCAACGCTATTGA